The genomic region GATATCGTCTTGTATATGAACTGGCCCacgcttcttcttctttttgaatCTTACAATGGTCGATACTCGATCAGGTAGGAGGTATGCCCGTTATCGGCAACGGATTCCCGGCAAAGTTCCGTCGAAAATTCAAGAGAAAGCTGTTTTTTCCTAGATAGGCTACTGTATATGCTTTATTCCACCTTTTTTCTTGGCGAATCATTCCAGGTGTCCGACGAGTACACTGATGTTTTCCTTTCCTTTATTTATACTTACCAGGAAGATCATCTGGGTGTTGGAGTCATCCAGAGGCACAAGCTGAGGAATGGGGCAAAAGGACTCCAAGCCTTCACATGGATATGGCTACTCTTCTTATGATTACGGGAGTGCTTCATCGGGATACACCTCGAGAAACACTGGGAATTCGTCCTCCAGTTATAGCGTCAGGTACGCGCCTTCTTCGGAGAACAGTGTACAGCCGGAGACACATGCCAGGTTGCAGAGGAAGTATTCCAAGATCGGTGATGACTACCGTTCTTTGAGCCAGGTATGTCTTGGTGGCATGGCCACCACATCTTTTACTGCTGCTCTCATCTGCGTTGTTACTTTCGGTTTGTAGCTTCCACTAGCTTGGTGGAATGGCACTGTTTATCTTTTGGTTCAGTTATCCTTTGTGAATTTTGGAAGAAACTATGCTTGTAGGATTATTTCTTCCAAAAAATatttccacaagagctctattgcTCACTTTTTATTACTGCCATGTATTAAGCAATATGAAAATCGTATGCTTGTCACTATATTCAATTTCGTACTTCGCTTCAGTTCCTTCAAGTCAGATAGGACATCTACTGTAGTCTTGCGCGCTATCTCCTCTCTGAGTACTGCAAACCTGAGGTTGTAACTACACCAATCTTTCTGTGGTTCTGTGCTGCTACAGGTGACTGAAGCTTTGGCACAGGCAGGCCTTGAATCTTCAAATCTTATTGTAGGCATTGATTTTACAAAGAGCAATGAATGGACAGGTTAGCAGATGACATTTCCCTCTTTTTTCACTTCATTAGATGCATACTTGTGCTTCTCTATGTCTACTCTGTGCTGCACTGGTACACATTACACACTAAGCTACCAGACTATTTCTTGATTTGCCTGGTTTTGGGGGGGCAGACTTTCTTTTCAGATCTAGTTGCTTTTCCTATATGGTAAAGTTTGTGGTTTACTATTATTGAAGAAATAGGCTTTACATGTAATGCCAGTGACATGCTAACTTATCTTCTGTTGTTTAGAGGAAACCATGTTACAGAAAggactttttttttaaaaaaaaggatAAGCTAACAATTAGTACTGTCTCACTGTGGAAATGATGGCTCAACAATTAGTCATACTACTTTTCAGTTTAAACATGCAAAAAATCCATGTTGGATCATAAAACTTTTCTGTTTTCATTTAACTTACAAAAAAAATCCATGTTAGGTAAAATTTCCTTCAATCGCCGCTGCCTGCATGATATTGGAAACACTCCAAACCCATATGAGCAAGCTATATCTATTATTGGAAGGACACTTTCAGCatttgatgaagataatttgattCCCTGCTTCGGATTTGGTGACGGTAATCATTTAGTTGCCTTTGTCTGATGATCACCTGATGGGTTTATAATAACATGTTTAAAGCACAGTGTTGATCCAGTGCTTCTGTTTTCTTCTGAGCAGCGTCAACTCATGATCAGGAGGTATTCAGCTTTTACCCAGAGAACCGCCCATGCAATGGATTTGAAGAGGCGCTAGACAGATACAGAGAAATCGTTCCAACTCTTCGATTAGCAGGTTTGTTTAGTGAAGATTTAATATAAAtgcttttttctctctcttttgttTTTCTGAATCGAAATAAAATTTGTTCTTTCATAAAAGAGAGAAAAGGAGCAGAATTGCTATTTTACATCATATTATAACTAGCTCTTTATTACATAGTACTGTGGTAGCTAAAATTTTAGTAGTTCATCAGGGAGAGAAGTGCATGCTAAAGTCTGCAGTTATTTTTTTGTAACAGGACCTACATCTTTTGCGCCGATGATTGAGACAGCAATTGGAATTGTTGACAGCACTGGTGGTCAATATCATGTTCTTCTGATAATCGCCGATGGACAGGTTGGTGAATACATTGTCATTTTGTCTTTGCCTTCGTTTTAGTCACCTGTTATTTCTTATCATTAAGTGGTTGCCAGCAAAGCTCTTTTCTAGTGCAACATTTTGATTGTCTATCCTTTTTTCACTTGGATAAAACTTCTGGTTCTAGGTTACCCGAAGTGTCGATACACAATCTGGACAGTTGAGTCCACAGGAGCGGGATACTATTGATGCAATAGTAAGAGCAAGGTAGTGTATTTTATTTGGGCTTTGAAAATAGTACTGTGCCTTCCTGTTCTACCTTGTCTACTGTCACAATAAGGCAAACACAGAGTAACATCTATCTTTTGTAAATAAAAACAGCCAGTTCCCCCTGTCAATTGTTCTTGTCGGGGTTGGTGATGGACCATGGGACATGATGCACCAGTTTGATGACAATATACCTGCTCGGTCATTTGACAATTTCCAGGTAACTTTTTTACAGATTATTTCTAATATGCAACAAAATATTCTGATTCATAAATGAACAAGCATGACTCTTcattttttttttttgcagttTGTGAATTTCACGGAGATTATGTCGAAGAGCATAGCAGCTGACAGAAAGGAGGCAGAATTTGCATTGTCAGCGCTGATGGAAATCCCTACACAGTACAAAGCAACAATTGATCTCCAACTCTTAGGGTATCTAATATAGCTTCCCAATACTATACTGGCTCCATTAGAGCTATAATTTGGGGTTTGGGCAATAACGGATATTTGATcactttattattattatttttttgctACTGCTTCAGCCGTCGCCAAAGAATAACCCCAAGAATTGCTCTGCCACCACCAACAAGGACCGCGTATTCGCGGTCCAGTAGCTTTAGCCAACAGTCTGGTGTTTATTCGCGATCAAGTAGCTTTGACCAACAAACAAGTGGCGCCTCTCAGCAACGTTCTGAGAGCTTGAAACAGCAGAAGAAACCTGCAGCCCCGAAGAGACCTGACACTTATGCTTCAGAAAGAGCTTTAGAGGACAGAATTGTATGTATATCTTTCTTCCCCACCCCAATTTTCAAGCTCGAAGGCAAAGCTAAACTGCTAATACTGGGGATTCCATCTTTACCTGTGCTGGCATCTTTACGATGCCTAGTCTGATATGGCCATTTTACCTGCAGCTGTGCCCCATCTGCATGTATAAATCCAAGGACCTTGCATTTGGATGTGGACATCAGGTGCGGGAGCCTTTAGCCAACTACACTCGATGTTTTTTACTGGACATTTGATTTACTGTTGTGCATTCTAGGCTGTTTACATACATGTGCATGCAGACTTGCTACGAATGCGGGAGAAATTTGGAGCGCTGCCCTCTGTGCCAGCAGAACATAACCACGAGGATCAGGCTCTACTGATTTGATCAGGCTATGAATTAGAAAAATCTTGGAACAACAGACTCCCGGGCAAGATGTTCAGAACCAGCTTTGTTTGTACCGTGCTTCATTTTGTAATTGGTGTCACTTTTCTCGGTAGTTATGCCAAAGGAAAGCGCACCAGAAAATAATGTACATATTTATCTTCCAGTAGTACTGTACATTGCGAGCTGCACATAGATCAAggtttttttgtgtgtgtgtgggtGTGTTCAAATAGGGGCCGGATGAAGGGAAGAGAtcaagtgtatatatatatatatatatatatatatatatatatatatatatatatatatatatatatatatatatatatatatatatatatatatatatatatatatatatatatatatatatatatatatatattaggagCTCTGGCTTACAATAACTAAAGGAAGACAAagccagacagtgcaatccggttgagccggaccaggtctataaaagaaaatccgtagtgctattgatcagtttttcacgccccatctcgattcattagcgacggcagttgcccgatagcgcgcgcggcggtggacccTCTTGGCCAGTGGCTGCGGTGGCTGTGGCTCTCCGACCTCGACAtgaggtggcggcggttcccaggccgccGGTGGtggcccccgatccagagggcgagcgatggcagtgcccttgtgcggtggcggcggttctcaGGCCGGTGGCCACAACTCCATTActtcgacgcgcggtggcggaggttcctcgatccggagtagtggcggcggttccccgatctagagggcgagcgatagcggggcccttgtgcgggcaagcggtggcgtccccgaagccccgaggaggcggcacttccaaggccggcgagcaagcgacgcccatCGACGTGCGAATAGCGACGGCGACACATGAGGCACGATGTTCGAGCGAGCAACGTCACAGAAGTCgtgagatgcgcgcagcgatgatcgcgcgtgacatcctccgatccgacacaattttcttttcgattattgtgttttatgcctaccacatgtattatttacgctaaaaactgtacgattttatgcttgaacacggagttcgtatatcagtttactgcatgcacattggaaaggcaattccttgatttatattGTTcgtaatttacgcgcatgcaatggaaactcccacgattttgccataatttttggatctgtataaaaatagaaaccgcatgcatgcggctgccatgtttttcggatctgtcataaaaataggatcgtaataacaacctactagagctatcaacctctcattaactcggtatttacgcttataattgagggattttatgctcaaaacttaaggtttttacgctctatccggagatgcgtccaccagtgaacaacatgccagattttttacgcagtgtaaggaattgcataaatacctacaccgtgtagtataatttgtttcagtatacatcataaactagttctaatgagtttagttgcatgactgttggagggatcctatatttatgaagaaaataaaatattaaatgcaattttttgtttctatgcatgcaattcatttttttccattgcatattctttccatcataaattcgtgtgcatgcagctggtaacagatttttacgcagtatactgaattgcataattttctacaaagtgtatgttggggacttgttctcaaatgctatgaattaagaacaaggcaacataaaatattaatgcccttcatccgcggaagcattatctccccaagaatttaatgagcttcggacgaaggccatagacaaaatatcacgaaggtcataccttcgtgatcaggcTTGAAAAAtaatatgaagtaaaatgtaaaATATAAGGCATTATAGAAAAACATGTCGAAAATGAATAACAATATTGACACGCATTTTATTATGTGAATctaaatattgaaacataatatttaggaacATTATtaccttcgtcttagcagaaagcaataattccagcgtaatgtgccagtgattacaagattgcgtgaacaatacagaggtactgttcacctatttataggcacagggcgtagtctgtgaggaattacaatcatatccctcataagggattacaacggtgactcaaacatttatggactagaaggtcattctacttttatgtcggtttgcagattccgaagcttcatgaagaggaaccttcggtcatctcatactaACAGCTTTagccgaaaactgcttcttcctacaagaccttcggcgacgaagcatagtcccaacagtagcccctttcgcggtgctagatcgtttttcgtgacgagcttgatccgtgaaaaaagtctcctaagcttcaggaagccgaaggtccaaaaaacaccttccctgagctcgttgacgagaaacgattcagttttccagcgcatagcggtcccaccttgcagagttattgtttggtctctgcggtccaccgtgcagcgagtgcaagcggctgtccgcgtggtgtaaaaatcctggcgcttcgccttcttacctgcagtactatataaacagacgagtaggtgtgaagttaccacaacattcattgctatttgcactgttttgctgccaaaatttttaactatagccgaagcttgactctcggaatcgaacgaagctccagcttgaagcctgcttcgtcagaagaaaaaacttcggaagaaaaagtatttaattcccacaaattcagaagtaaatggccagagtgcgctctaccgctagggttgagcgtgagggaggcgaagctgaaggttcggagactattcccatctccgaagcaatgcaacgatccgggctggtaacttcggaaaaaatccccagtgccgatgcagaacaagcaattgccgaagtagaagaagagaaCAGTGAGGGAACTCatcctgaagatgattatcgtattgctat from Zea mays cultivar B73 chromosome 6, Zm-B73-REFERENCE-NAM-5.0, whole genome shotgun sequence harbors:
- the LOC103631276 gene encoding E3 ubiquitin-protein ligase RGLG2 isoform X2: MGQKDSKPSHGYGYSSYDYGSASSGYTSRNTGNSSSSYSVRYAPSSENSVQPETHARLQRKYSKIGDDYRSLSQVTEALAQAGLESSNLIVGIDFTKSNEWTGKISFNRRCLHDIGNTPNPYEQAISIIGRTLSAFDEDNLIPCFGFGDASTHDQEVFSFYPENRPCNGFEEALDRYREIVPTLRLAGPTSFAPMIETAIGIVDSTGGQYHVLLIIADGQVTRSVDTQSGQLSPQERDTIDAIVRASQFPLSIVLVGVGDGPWDMMHQFDDNIPARSFDNFQFVNFTEIMSKSIAADRKEAEFALSALMEIPTQYKATIDLQLLGRRQRITPRIALPPPTRTAYSRSSSFSQQSGVYSRSSSFDQQTSGASQQRSESLKQQKKPAAPKRPDTYASERALEDRILCPICMYKSKDLAFGCGHQTCYECGRNLERCPLCQQNITTRIRLY
- the LOC103631276 gene encoding E3 ubiquitin-protein ligase RGLG2 isoform X1 produces the protein MGQKDSKPSHGYGYSSYDYGSASSGYTSRNTGNSSSSYSVRYAPSSENSVQPETHARLQRKYSKIGDDYRSLSQVTEALAQAGLESSNLIVGIDFTKSNEWTGKISFNRRCLHDIGNTPNPYEQAISIIGRTLSAFDEDNLIPCFGFGDASTHDQEVFSFYPENRPCNGFEEALDRYREIVPTLRLAGPTSFAPMIETAIGIVDSTGGQYHVLLIIADGQVTRSVDTQSGQLSPQERDTIDAIVRASQFPLSIVLVGVGDGPWDMMHQFDDNIPARSFDNFQFVNFTEIMSKSIAADRKEAEFALSALMEIPTQYKATIDLQLLGRRQRITPRIALPPPTRTAYSRSSSFSQQSGVYSRSSSFDQQTSGASQQRSESLKQQKKPAAPKRPDTYASERALEDRILCPICMYKSKDLAFGCGHQAVYIHVHADLLRMREKFGALPSVPAEHNHEDQALLI